In Salinigranum marinum, one DNA window encodes the following:
- a CDS encoding NAD(P)-dependent oxidoreductase, producing MRTLLTGAHGTVGTALTGHLGDVDLTLFDRRQVDQTTEWHGDGPHPHADRAAIAGDVADAEAVRAAVEGHDAVVHLAGYPRTDGTWEEVLKNNVVGTRTVLDAAVAAGVERVVFASSNHVVGMYEREHAPGIYHGTDLEVDHTVPYRPDSPYGSSKAACEVFGREYAENRGLRFYAVRIGSVRPPAYDHPYGDAERGVDEGRWSRGSDAYREQAARMKATWLSRRDCAALFDCCLRDSSVGYDVFYGVSDNERRWFDLDHARDVVGYDPRDDGERWDGPPAARGSTE from the coding sequence ATGCGAACGCTCCTGACGGGTGCCCACGGGACGGTCGGCACCGCCCTCACCGGCCACCTCGGCGACGTCGACCTCACCCTCTTCGACCGGCGGCAGGTCGACCAGACCACGGAGTGGCACGGCGACGGCCCACATCCGCACGCCGATCGGGCGGCGATCGCCGGGGACGTCGCCGACGCCGAGGCGGTTCGAGCGGCCGTCGAGGGTCACGACGCCGTCGTCCACCTCGCCGGCTATCCGCGGACCGACGGCACCTGGGAGGAGGTATTGAAGAACAACGTCGTCGGCACCCGAACCGTCCTCGACGCGGCGGTCGCCGCGGGCGTCGAACGGGTCGTCTTCGCCTCGTCGAACCACGTCGTCGGGATGTACGAACGCGAGCACGCACCCGGGATCTACCACGGGACCGACCTCGAAGTGGACCACACGGTCCCCTACCGCCCCGACTCGCCGTACGGCTCGTCGAAAGCCGCCTGTGAGGTGTTCGGCCGGGAGTACGCCGAGAACCGCGGGCTCCGGTTTTACGCCGTCCGTATCGGGAGCGTCCGGCCCCCGGCGTACGATCATCCGTACGGGGACGCCGAACGCGGCGTCGACGAGGGGCGGTGGAGCCGCGGGAGCGACGCCTACCGCGAACAGGCGGCCCGGATGAAGGCGACCTGGCTGTCTCGGCGCGACTGTGCGGCCCTGTTCGACTGCTGTCTCCGGGATTCGAGCGTGGGGTACGACGTCTTCTACGGCGTCAGCGACAACGAGCGACGGTGGTTCGATCTCGACCACGCCCGCGATGTCGTCGGCTACGACCCACGGGACGACGGCGAGCGGTGGGACGGGCCACCGGCCGCGCGCGGGTCGACCGAGTAG
- a CDS encoding class 1 fructose-bisphosphatase, translating into MDGKTRAGVEEIFETVAEASPEIRAGLPSRRLKSGSENPSGEKQMAADVFADDLLQARLGGLDSVGEYASEEREDVDDVGEGFSVTVDPLDGSSNLKPNNTMGTIVGIYDAPLPATGDDLVGAAYVLFGPVATMMCAVDGQVDEYLVDNGVRNLVTEDVRLPENPSVYGFGGRVPEWFDDFTEFAREVEQDSSMKLRYGGAMIGDVNQVMTYGGIFSYPAFTNAPEGKLRLQYEGYPCAYIIETAGGASSDGSQSILDVVKTDDIHARVPVHLGNPGLIEKLESTLDESSE; encoded by the coding sequence ATGGACGGCAAGACCCGTGCGGGCGTCGAGGAAATCTTCGAGACGGTCGCCGAGGCGTCCCCGGAGATCCGTGCCGGCCTCCCGAGTCGGCGGCTGAAGAGCGGGTCGGAGAACCCGAGCGGCGAGAAACAGATGGCCGCGGACGTGTTCGCGGACGACCTCCTCCAGGCCCGGCTGGGCGGACTCGACAGCGTCGGCGAGTACGCGAGCGAGGAGCGCGAGGATGTCGACGACGTCGGCGAGGGCTTTTCGGTCACCGTGGATCCGCTCGACGGCTCCTCGAACCTCAAGCCGAACAACACGATGGGGACGATCGTCGGCATCTACGACGCACCCCTGCCGGCGACCGGCGACGACCTCGTCGGCGCGGCGTACGTCCTCTTCGGGCCGGTAGCAACGATGATGTGTGCGGTCGACGGCCAGGTCGACGAGTACCTCGTCGACAACGGCGTCCGCAACCTCGTCACCGAGGACGTCCGGCTCCCCGAGAACCCGTCCGTCTACGGCTTCGGCGGGCGGGTCCCCGAGTGGTTCGACGACTTCACCGAGTTCGCCCGCGAGGTCGAACAGGATTCCTCGATGAAGCTCCGGTACGGCGGGGCGATGATCGGCGACGTCAACCAGGTGATGACGTACGGCGGCATCTTCTCGTACCCCGCGTTCACGAACGCACCCGAGGGGAAGCTCAGGCTCCAGTACGAGGGGTACCCCTGCGCGTACATCATCGAGACCGCCGGGGGAGCCTCCTCCGACGGCTCGCAGTCGATCCTCGACGTGGTGAAGACCGACGACATCCACGCCCGCGTGCCGGTCCACCTGGGGAACCCCGGTCTCATCGAGAAACTCGAGTCGACGCTGGACGAGTCGAGCGAGTAG
- a CDS encoding 3-hydroxyacyl-CoA dehydrogenase family protein, translated as MRTLEDIDTVGVVGAGTMGNGIAQVAAVAGYDVVMRDIETGFVENGLDSIDDSLSRLVRKEKLSESEADAARDRITGTTAFDDLAATDFVVEAAVENMDVKQDIFADLDDLLTEDVALATNTSTLSITSIAAATERPEHVVGLHFMNPVPVMKGVEVVRGELTDDAVVDLAHRFAESLEKETWESDDKPGFVTNRILMPWLNEGIRAYDEGVASKEDIDRGMTLGTNVPMGPLTLADHIGLDICLHASETLYEELGDRYKPAYLLKRKVEAGELGKKTGSGFYDYE; from the coding sequence ATGCGTACTCTCGAAGACATCGACACGGTCGGCGTCGTCGGCGCGGGAACGATGGGCAACGGCATCGCACAGGTCGCCGCCGTCGCCGGCTACGACGTCGTCATGCGCGACATCGAGACGGGGTTCGTCGAGAACGGGCTCGACAGCATCGACGACTCGCTCTCGCGGCTCGTTCGCAAGGAGAAGCTCTCCGAGAGCGAAGCCGACGCGGCCCGCGACCGCATCACGGGTACCACGGCGTTCGACGACCTCGCCGCGACCGACTTCGTCGTCGAGGCGGCCGTCGAGAACATGGACGTCAAGCAGGATATCTTCGCAGACCTCGACGACCTCCTCACCGAGGACGTCGCGCTGGCGACGAACACCTCGACGCTCTCGATCACCTCCATCGCGGCGGCAACAGAGCGCCCCGAACACGTCGTCGGTCTGCACTTCATGAACCCCGTCCCGGTGATGAAAGGCGTCGAGGTCGTCCGGGGCGAGTTGACCGACGACGCGGTCGTCGACCTCGCACACCGCTTCGCGGAGAGCCTGGAGAAAGAGACGTGGGAGTCCGACGACAAGCCCGGCTTCGTCACCAACCGGATCCTGATGCCGTGGCTCAACGAGGGCATCCGCGCGTACGACGAGGGCGTCGCCTCGAAGGAGGACATAGACAGGGGAATGACGCTCGGGACGAACGTCCCGATGGGGCCGTTGACCCTCGCCGACCACATCGGGCTCGACATCTGTCTGCACGCCTCCGAGACGCTGTACGAGGAGCTGGGCGACCGCTACAAGCCGGCGTACCTGCTGAAGCGGAAAGTCGAGGCGGGCGAGCTGGGCAAGAAGACGGGCAGCGGCTTCTACGACTACGAATGA
- the fba gene encoding class II fructose-bisphosphate aldolase has translation MPFYSGDELSAVYDEALDEGFGLVASNIAEPNVMMGLMEGASEVNSDLLMQLSGGACSFAGDGDPVAGLKAMGTYIETIAERYDIGVFLNMDHQTDMEFIEAQIDLDIPSSIMIDASHESFEENVRQSKQVVEMIEDAGRDILVEAELGRIKGVEDEIVSEEAFYTDPEEAVEFVDRTGCDLLAISVGTQHGVAKGKNLELRPDIAQDIRQELRDHGLDTPLVLHGSSGILPEQLQQMLQYGICKVNKDTRYQYEYTRTLFDLYREEPTNIVPPEGVEDDRDAFYNAVEWSPNKDVFDPRVGGRQVRDRIAEVYGDLAEIAGSAGKSRYA, from the coding sequence ATGCCATTCTATAGCGGGGACGAACTCAGTGCAGTGTACGACGAAGCGCTCGACGAGGGGTTCGGCCTCGTCGCGAGCAACATCGCGGAGCCCAACGTCATGATGGGGCTCATGGAGGGGGCGTCGGAGGTGAACTCCGACCTGCTCATGCAACTGAGCGGCGGTGCGTGCTCGTTCGCCGGCGACGGCGACCCCGTCGCGGGGCTGAAAGCGATGGGCACGTACATCGAGACCATCGCCGAGCGGTACGACATCGGCGTCTTCCTCAACATGGACCACCAGACCGACATGGAATTCATCGAGGCGCAGATCGACCTCGACATCCCCTCGTCGATCATGATCGACGCCTCCCACGAGTCGTTCGAGGAGAACGTCCGGCAGTCGAAACAGGTCGTCGAGATGATCGAGGACGCCGGCCGCGACATCCTCGTCGAGGCCGAGCTGGGGCGGATCAAGGGCGTCGAGGACGAGATCGTCTCCGAGGAGGCCTTCTACACCGACCCCGAGGAGGCCGTCGAGTTCGTCGATCGGACCGGCTGTGATCTGCTCGCCATCTCCGTCGGCACCCAACACGGGGTCGCCAAGGGGAAGAACCTCGAACTCAGACCCGACATCGCCCAGGACATCCGCCAGGAGCTCCGCGACCACGGTCTCGACACGCCGCTCGTGTTGCACGGCTCGTCGGGTATCCTCCCCGAACAGCTCCAGCAGATGCTCCAGTACGGCATCTGCAAGGTGAACAAGGACACCCGCTACCAGTACGAGTACACCCGCACGCTGTTCGATCTGTACCGCGAGGAGCCGACGAACATCGTCCCGCCAGAGGGCGTCGAGGACGACCGCGACGCGTTCTACAACGCCGTGGAGTGGTCGCCGAACAAGGACGTGTTCGACCCGCGCGTCGGCGGCCGACAGGTCCGCGACCGCATCGCCGAGGTCTACGGCGACCTCGCCGAGATCGCGGGCAGCGCCGGCAAGAGCCGCTACGCGTAG
- a CDS encoding ester cyclase — MSTHTKKPAVRAYVDAWNAHDPDAIVETFAEGGTYTDPTLPEAVAGDAIGEHAASLWETFPDLSFDVDRLTATDDGAVLLQWTMHGTQEGPLEGLPPTGETVALPGMDVIEVADDGITSVRGYFDGGTMLRQLGLRVDVQPEQLGPVSFGISTRLDLGEKTEPGAFSLTSISFRDEEDREAVNDRVREIFGEMTEMDGVISAVTARDDDRGYTITAWEEPEDARQLMRGGTHKEAAQELFARDGLGAAGMTSVWTLERMNGRMLRCPECLEMTYEVEADTCPTCEAALPAAPPYW, encoded by the coding sequence ATGTCTACACATACCAAGAAGCCGGCTGTCAGGGCCTACGTCGACGCGTGGAACGCACACGACCCCGACGCGATCGTCGAGACGTTCGCCGAGGGCGGCACGTACACCGATCCGACGCTCCCCGAGGCGGTGGCCGGCGACGCGATCGGGGAGCACGCGGCCAGCCTGTGGGAGACGTTCCCGGATCTCTCGTTCGACGTCGACCGACTGACCGCGACCGACGACGGGGCCGTGCTCCTCCAGTGGACGATGCACGGCACGCAGGAGGGTCCTCTAGAGGGTCTGCCGCCGACGGGCGAGACGGTCGCACTCCCGGGGATGGACGTGATCGAGGTGGCCGACGACGGCATCACCTCGGTCCGCGGCTACTTCGACGGGGGCACGATGCTGCGACAGCTCGGACTTCGCGTCGACGTCCAGCCCGAACAGCTCGGCCCCGTCTCCTTCGGGATCTCGACACGGCTGGACCTCGGGGAGAAGACGGAACCGGGGGCGTTCAGCTTGACGTCGATCTCCTTCCGCGACGAGGAGGACAGAGAAGCCGTCAACGACCGCGTTCGGGAGATCTTCGGGGAGATGACCGAGATGGACGGCGTCATCAGCGCCGTCACCGCACGCGACGACGACCGCGGCTACACGATCACGGCGTGGGAAGAACCCGAGGACGCCCGACAGCTCATGCGTGGGGGCACACACAAAGAGGCGGCGCAGGAACTGTTCGCACGGGACGGGTTGGGAGCCGCGGGGATGACGAGCGTCTGGACGCTCGAACGGATGAACGGCCGGATGCTCCGGTGTCCCGAGTGTCTTGAGATGACGTACGAGGTGGAGGCCGACACCTGCCCCACCTGCGAGGCGGCGCTCCCCGCAGCGCCGCCGTACTGGTAG
- a CDS encoding ABC transporter ATP-binding protein, producing MISVENLRKSYGEFPAVVGSDFAVDRGEIFGIVGPNGAGKTTTLKMLAGLVEPSGGEATIDGRDAGDPETRRSLGFLPEESPLYEDMTPRSYLRFFADLYDVPRDVARERTEGTLDRLELEHRERRLGDMSKGMKRKVAIARSLVNDPDLLIYDEPASGLDPLTTNYVLEFTRELADRGKTVVFSAHNLYHVESVCDRVVIMNRGQIVARGTVDRIRAEHGTTSYRVFTTVPVEGSDPTGDGEHLTVVDDMAAVEELRTEAESAGGTVSDIRTREPSLEDLFLDIAGQPLETDPRAEAAR from the coding sequence ATGATCTCCGTCGAGAATCTCCGGAAGTCCTACGGGGAGTTCCCCGCCGTCGTCGGCAGCGACTTCGCGGTCGACCGCGGCGAGATATTCGGCATCGTCGGCCCCAACGGCGCGGGCAAGACGACGACGCTGAAGATGCTCGCCGGCCTGGTCGAACCGTCGGGTGGGGAGGCGACGATCGACGGACGCGACGCCGGCGATCCCGAGACCCGCCGATCGCTCGGCTTCCTCCCCGAGGAGTCCCCCCTGTACGAGGACATGACGCCTCGGTCGTATCTCCGGTTCTTCGCCGATCTGTACGACGTTCCGCGCGACGTCGCCCGCGAGCGGACCGAAGGGACGCTCGATCGCCTCGAACTCGAACACCGCGAGCGCCGACTCGGCGACATGTCGAAGGGGATGAAACGGAAGGTCGCCATCGCGCGCTCGCTCGTGAACGACCCCGACCTCCTCATCTACGACGAACCCGCGTCGGGACTGGACCCCCTGACGACGAACTACGTCCTGGAGTTCACCCGGGAACTCGCCGACCGGGGCAAGACCGTCGTCTTCTCCGCACACAACCTCTACCACGTCGAGAGCGTCTGCGACCGCGTCGTCATCATGAACCGCGGACAGATCGTCGCGCGCGGCACCGTCGACCGGATCCGCGCCGAACACGGGACCACGTCGTACCGCGTGTTCACGACCGTCCCCGTCGAGGGGAGCGACCCGACCGGCGACGGCGAACACCTGACGGTCGTCGACGACATGGCCGCCGTCGAGGAGCTCAGGACCGAGGCAGAGAGCGCCGGCGGGACGGTCTCGGACATCCGGACCCGCGAGCCGAGCCTCGAAGATCTCTTCCTCGACATCGCCGGCCAGCCGCTCGAGACGGATCCGCGTGCGGAGGCGGCCCGGTGA
- a CDS encoding PrsW family intramembrane metalloprotease, with translation MRPRAIARIARWEVDRSAAVVDRRTLVLGLLALVVVGSVIGVGVLSSGVALDRDLYRVGVAESSPYHDPVASSTSLAARPPSEDAFRAGDLDLLVREGGVVARDTRKGEAALSAFRASVERHNAALMRAEENRSAAFPVVVSLSYATRAEAQAASTVSGGDAGDGGDGGGGGADGTAAGDGGGDRLAGPDASTGSDGGPLAVPGIGGSVFAQDSVGSPADIDPPFPFGSLVLAFAFLVPMNFVIQAYGSTVLNERVNRRGELLLVAPVSPTDIVAGKTLPYFAAMVGVTALIAVAVGGGPVSVAAVVPLALLFLAATFVGAMFARSFKELTFVTVTVSVFLTSYAFVPAIFTNVTPIALISPLSLVVRDLQGSAVGLASYAFSTGPLYLSAGVLFGLGVGVYREEDMFTQRPVPLKFLDALDARLSGAWSVALLSALFIPFVFVAELLGVAVLFALPISVSIPLVLCVVALVEEVAKSLHVLAGFEKGRFAPTVGSALALGTASGAGFFVGEKATAVVQLVGLPELAVGRAAFAPAGTVGVEALPLALGLLLAPLVVHAVTASLSALGARGGFRPYVAGLGAAVVVHTAYNLTVVTLLG, from the coding sequence GTGAGACCGCGCGCGATCGCCCGCATCGCGCGCTGGGAGGTCGACCGCTCGGCCGCCGTCGTCGACCGCCGGACGCTCGTGCTCGGCCTCCTCGCGCTCGTCGTCGTCGGGAGTGTGATCGGGGTCGGCGTGCTCTCGAGCGGGGTCGCCCTGGACCGCGACCTCTACCGCGTCGGCGTCGCCGAGTCGAGCCCGTACCACGACCCGGTCGCGTCGTCGACGAGTCTCGCGGCCCGACCACCCAGCGAGGACGCCTTCCGCGCGGGCGACCTCGACCTGCTCGTCCGCGAGGGGGGTGTCGTCGCCCGCGACACGCGGAAGGGCGAGGCCGCGCTGTCGGCGTTCCGCGCGAGCGTCGAACGCCACAACGCGGCGCTGATGCGGGCCGAGGAGAACCGGAGCGCCGCGTTCCCCGTCGTCGTCTCGCTGTCGTACGCGACGCGGGCGGAGGCCCAGGCGGCCTCGACGGTGAGCGGCGGAGACGCCGGCGACGGTGGCGACGGCGGGGGCGGCGGAGCGGACGGCACCGCCGCCGGCGACGGTGGTGGCGATCGGCTGGCCGGGCCCGACGCCAGCACGGGGAGCGATGGCGGCCCGCTCGCGGTCCCCGGGATCGGCGGGAGCGTCTTCGCGCAGGACTCCGTCGGTTCGCCCGCCGACATCGACCCGCCCTTTCCGTTCGGCTCGCTCGTGCTCGCCTTCGCGTTTCTCGTCCCGATGAACTTCGTCATCCAGGCGTACGGGTCGACCGTGCTCAACGAGCGGGTCAACCGGCGGGGGGAACTCCTCCTCGTCGCACCCGTCTCCCCGACCGACATCGTCGCCGGGAAGACGCTCCCGTACTTCGCCGCGATGGTCGGCGTCACGGCGCTCATCGCGGTCGCGGTCGGCGGCGGTCCCGTCTCGGTCGCCGCGGTGGTCCCACTCGCGCTGTTGTTCCTCGCGGCGACGTTCGTCGGCGCGATGTTCGCCCGGTCGTTCAAGGAACTCACGTTCGTCACGGTCACCGTCTCGGTGTTTCTCACCTCCTACGCGTTCGTCCCAGCCATCTTCACTAACGTGACGCCGATCGCGCTCATCTCGCCGCTGTCGCTCGTGGTCCGGGATCTCCAGGGTTCTGCCGTCGGTCTCGCGTCGTACGCGTTCTCGACCGGGCCGCTCTACCTCTCCGCCGGCGTCCTGTTCGGCCTCGGCGTCGGCGTCTACCGCGAGGAGGACATGTTCACCCAGCGGCCCGTCCCCCTGAAGTTCCTCGACGCGCTCGACGCACGCCTGTCGGGGGCGTGGTCTGTGGCGCTTCTGTCGGCGCTTTTCATCCCGTTCGTCTTCGTCGCCGAACTGCTCGGCGTCGCCGTGCTGTTCGCCCTGCCGATCTCCGTCTCGATCCCGCTCGTGCTCTGTGTGGTCGCGCTCGTCGAGGAGGTCGCAAAGAGCCTCCACGTGCTGGCGGGCTTCGAGAAGGGGCGGTTCGCGCCGACGGTCGGCTCCGCGCTCGCCCTCGGGACGGCCTCGGGTGCGGGCTTTTTCGTCGGCGAGAAGGCGACGGCGGTCGTCCAACTCGTCGGGCTGCCCGAACTCGCCGTCGGGCGCGCCGCCTTCGCGCCCGCCGGAACCGTGGGCGTTGAGGCGCTCCCGCTCGCGCTCGGACTCCTGCTTGCGCCGCTCGTGGTCCACGCCGTCACGGCGTCGCTCTCCGCGCTCGGTGCCAGAGGCGGGTTCCGACCGTATGTCGCCGGACTCGGTGCCGCCGTCGTCGTTCACACGGCGTACAACCTCACGGTGGTGACGCTCCTTGGCTGA
- a CDS encoding ABC transporter permease, with the protein MADGSLTVARRELAVLRAEKTIVLALLIQLFIAAFSSFLVVGLVSLYDPGSVQGYQVEVALSGPDEEARELAAVVRDQPGMQAIDFDTQEAAVESFKRGDVDAVLVVQRRDGRTFVRATVPDSNVATTVTVVQVREALRAFERAERTERAASLERTPLALPAEGVTSPYFGFTYTVLVPLLLFLPVFISGSVAVDSLTEEIDRGTLELLRVAPVSFGDIVNGKLLAAAGLAPVQAALWIALLRANGTAVAHPALLVALVGSLGVLVVSLALAIGVVTPDRRTAQLLYSVAVLVVFGGTAVLPVNPTTVAARLAIDSADPTSAAAVAVLAVVALAAYLGLRWITRRVDPAALG; encoded by the coding sequence TTGGCTGACGGCTCGCTCACCGTGGCCCGGCGCGAACTCGCCGTCCTCCGCGCCGAGAAGACGATCGTGCTCGCGCTTCTCATCCAGCTGTTCATCGCCGCCTTCTCGTCGTTTCTCGTCGTCGGCCTCGTCTCGCTGTACGATCCCGGGAGCGTCCAGGGCTACCAGGTCGAGGTCGCGCTCTCGGGCCCCGACGAGGAGGCGCGCGAACTCGCCGCGGTGGTGCGCGACCAGCCCGGGATGCAGGCGATCGACTTCGACACCCAGGAGGCGGCGGTCGAGTCGTTCAAACGGGGCGACGTCGACGCGGTGCTCGTCGTTCAGCGGCGCGACGGGCGGACGTTCGTCCGCGCGACCGTCCCCGACTCGAACGTCGCGACGACCGTGACGGTCGTGCAGGTCCGCGAGGCGCTCCGGGCGTTCGAGCGGGCCGAGCGGACCGAACGCGCCGCCTCCCTCGAACGCACGCCGCTCGCCCTCCCCGCCGAAGGGGTGACGAGCCCGTACTTCGGATTCACGTACACCGTGCTCGTGCCGCTGTTGTTGTTCCTCCCGGTGTTCATCAGCGGCTCGGTCGCCGTCGACTCGCTCACCGAGGAGATCGACCGGGGAACGCTCGAACTGCTCCGCGTCGCGCCGGTGTCGTTCGGCGACATCGTGAACGGGAAGCTCCTCGCGGCGGCGGGACTCGCGCCGGTCCAGGCGGCACTCTGGATCGCGCTCCTCCGCGCAAACGGGACCGCTGTCGCCCACCCGGCACTGCTCGTCGCTCTCGTCGGGTCGCTCGGGGTACTCGTGGTGTCGCTCGCGCTCGCGATCGGTGTCGTCACCCCCGACCGCCGCACCGCGCAGTTGCTGTACTCCGTCGCCGTGCTCGTCGTCTTCGGTGGCACAGCAGTGCTCCCGGTCAACCCCACGACCGTCGCTGCGCGGCTCGCGATCGACAGCGCGGACCCGACGAGCGCCGCGGCGGTCGCCGTCCTCGCGGTCGTCGCGCTCGCGGCGTACCTCGGGCTCCGGTGGATCACCCGCCGGGTCGACCCCGCCGCGCTCGGCTGA
- a CDS encoding DUF5798 family protein, which produces MGIGGTAKKLQKVAEMGEELYKRMNDLRAQVSEMRETVTATHERVDGLEREVAEQRAILEALAEREGIDLDAVVAETHIEEAEGAAGDGDGDGDSDGDEDADIAPDADTAAADDTPSQN; this is translated from the coding sequence ATGGGAATCGGTGGAACCGCGAAGAAGCTCCAGAAGGTCGCGGAGATGGGCGAGGAACTGTACAAGCGGATGAACGACCTCCGCGCGCAGGTCAGCGAGATGCGCGAGACCGTCACCGCGACGCACGAGCGCGTCGACGGGCTCGAGCGCGAGGTGGCCGAACAGCGCGCGATCCTCGAAGCGCTCGCCGAGCGCGAGGGGATCGACCTCGACGCCGTCGTCGCCGAGACACACATCGAAGAGGCCGAGGGTGCCGCCGGCGACGGCGACGGCGATGGTGATAGTGACGGGGACGAGGATGCGGACATCGCTCCCGACGCAGACACGGCGGCCGCGGACGACACCCCGTCGCAGAACTGA
- a CDS encoding CoA-binding protein — MPVTSDAGLSRLLERDPIAIVGCSRTAGKAAHEIPRYLQRHGYRIVPVNPMADEILGETAYDSLAAVPNEVELVNVFRPSREVSGVVDRVLDRNESRDDAEAIWLQLGIRDDDAAVRAEAGGLDIVQDRCMKVEHARLLG, encoded by the coding sequence ATGCCAGTTACCAGCGACGCGGGACTGTCGCGCCTGCTCGAACGGGATCCGATCGCGATCGTCGGCTGTTCGCGCACCGCAGGGAAGGCCGCCCACGAGATCCCGCGCTACCTCCAGCGCCACGGCTACCGAATCGTTCCGGTCAACCCGATGGCCGACGAGATACTCGGCGAGACGGCGTACGACTCCCTGGCCGCGGTCCCCAACGAGGTCGAACTCGTCAACGTGTTCCGCCCGAGTCGAGAAGTGAGCGGGGTCGTCGATCGGGTGCTCGACCGGAACGAGTCGCGCGACGACGCCGAGGCGATCTGGCTCCAGCTCGGGATCCGCGACGACGACGCCGCGGTGCGCGCCGAGGCCGGCGGCCTCGATATCGTCCAGGATCGGTGTATGAAGGTCGAACACGCCCGGCTGCTCGGTTGA
- a CDS encoding RAD55 family ATPase: protein MYDLSPALDAEVQPGTNILLAGPPLTGKRALGFDILAAGVDAGDGAVVVSTKDSAQRVLSDLERRFDYENQPVAVVDCVTRQQGINDVTEDERIKYVSSPVDMTGIGIKLSEILEEFYQTREIKHNRVMLHSLSTLLMYSDLQTVFRFLHVFTGRIQSVDGLGLFAIDSTAHDDKTMNTLKQLFDGIVTTHEEGEPTVRLPGN from the coding sequence ATGTATGACCTCTCGCCTGCGCTCGATGCCGAGGTTCAGCCAGGAACCAACATCCTGCTCGCTGGTCCACCACTGACCGGCAAGCGCGCGCTCGGCTTCGACATCCTCGCCGCCGGCGTCGACGCGGGAGACGGTGCCGTCGTCGTGAGTACGAAAGACAGCGCACAGCGCGTGCTGTCCGATCTCGAACGCCGGTTCGACTACGAGAACCAACCCGTCGCCGTCGTCGACTGCGTGACGCGACAGCAGGGGATCAACGACGTCACAGAGGACGAACGGATCAAGTACGTCTCCTCGCCCGTCGACATGACCGGCATCGGAATCAAGCTCTCGGAGATCCTCGAGGAGTTCTACCAGACCAGGGAGATCAAACACAACCGCGTCATGCTCCACTCGCTGTCGACGCTCCTGATGTACTCTGACCTCCAGACCGTCTTCCGCTTCCTCCACGTGTTCACCGGCCGGATCCAGAGCGTCGACGGCCTCGGGTTGTTCGCCATCGACTCGACCGCTCACGACGACAAGACGATGAACACCCTCAAACAGCTGTTCGACGGCATCGTCACCACGCACGAGGAGGGCGAGCCGACCGTCAGACTCCCCGGGAACTGA